The sequence ATATGTTGCAGTTTCAGAGAAGTATCTAAGTGTACTTCTAGAAAGAAACAAGTATCTAAGTGTACTTCTATTCTAGGTTTTACTCTTTAGAAAATTTGGGTGCTTAGCGATGACTTGGTTTTAAGGAGCATATGGTTCATCAAATATTTTAAGAAGgtcatgaaagaaattttagagtTTAGAAGATGTAATCCCAACAAAAATAAATGCTAAACCTGGAATTTTAATGGTTGGAGGAAAGTTAATTTGAAAGTTTCCTATAATACGAGTCAAagcaggagatggtgggattgTAGCAAATGATAGTGGAAGGATTGAAACTGTATGGAGTTGGTAGAGCAATCCTACTACTCTTCTTGAAGTTGAGTTAATAATCACCAAGACTATTATGTTGCGGAGGGCCAGCCAGGTGGTTGCCTAATGCCTAGCCAGGCATGGAGAGCTCAAAGATTCCAGGCAAAAGAAAGTGCAAAAAGATTTACCATATGGtgaagggggagaaggagaaggaaataagaaagaaatgaaTGGAAAATGGATGCTAAAACTACTATCACCTTGCCGCAATGACTATTGTTCAAAACGATAAAAgggggaagagggagaagaactaaggagggGAAGATACTGACAAATGTAGGTGTCACATGCTGCAATTGCTGTAAAAACTGGCACCACTGTCTGCAAGTGGGTCGGACCCATTAAACCTGCTGAAAAATGTATCTCGGCTGTCTGGCCTAAGTGGGCATGTAAGGCTTGGAAGGCTGCCAAGTACTAGCATCTGTATAGAATATAGATTGCCTAGACCTATGCAAGGTGCCCATGAGGCGTCACCATCAGAGAGAGCACGGAGGTGGCTGCCTGGGCCCAGTTTTGGAACCATGTTGGAATCAATGAAGCAATTTGAGTGGTACTTTAAAAGTAAAAAAGGAACAAAGTTTCGGTGAGAACAAATTCCCTTGATGCTGTAAGGATGTTCAATCTAtctattttttgtttgaaaGTTTGAACTGTAAGATGTTCAGAATTAAACACGAGTGGTGTATCACAAATTTTGCTATATGGAGGCTGATCATAGGAAGAAGGCTGCCATGGGAGAATACAGTAAAGTACAAAGACTATGATTTGAATTTCACCCAAAACCCTTAAACTGAAATGTTTCCATAATCCAACCGAAACTAGGACCAATTAGATTTTCAGCCAAAAACTAACTTATGAGTCTAAAAGGGTAGTATATATGAGCTATCTACgctaatttttgttatttctatgTATCTTTCAAACTTGGAAGTATTTTCTCTATATTAAACTTAGATTTTGTGGACTTTAAGcacattttcattgttatgaTCCGAAGAGATTTATAGAAAAATAATGTTTTTGGCATAACTCTGGCTATTCTGATCCTTTAAATTCATGGGCTTTTAGATTATCTTGTGTTAGATTGACATCAAATAGTAAAATGATATACTAATATTCTAATCATGACTTTTTAATAATATATGTTTTAAAAATAACTTTTGATTGTTTCGCTGCAAAATATATGAAATGTGACACCCATATGTCAAAATTGAAATAATTtacattaaaataatttttaacttttttttggattattatttttttttctattttcttagttataatggtttcttttatatttttcaattgaAACTACTAAAGCTGAAATTGTTACTGAAATCAAAACCAAGATGAATCTTGGAGAAAGTTTTTAAAGAGATTTTGGAACAAATGATTCCAGATAATGAGTAGTTATTTTGTATGTAATTGGCACAAAAGACTTGTGTAGCTTCAaatcagaagaaagaaaaccaACAAGGAAGTCAAGGATATCCTTTCTTAACACCTCTGTTGTCCATATTTGACTAAAATGCAACCTTTGTTTCTTAAACTTAGGGCAGTCTCAACACATTATACTCATTCTTTTCTGAATTCAAAGTACATAATAGCTTCAACACCTCTTCTTTACTGGATTCACTGTGCCTGTAAAGCACCagtaaatcataatatatatttCTCTAATTAACATAATTGGTCTAGGGGACAGCTTTTCTAAACCTTGACTAGATTCACCATAAAGACCCAAAATTTTCTTGTACATACACTTGAAGGCTAACCAAAACCATGTTTTGAAATAACCATCATGCCATTCTTGTGAATTGCCCAAAATATCTTGAGGAAATTTATCTTTCTACTATATAAAGTCTTTGTTGGCATAGACAAGGATTTAAGTGGAAGTTTTATTGTATCAGTTTTCTAAGTGCCAAGCTACAAGGATGTTTGCATAGAACATTGGTGCATACGATGTACCTGTCCACATTGGCAAGTATTTGTCTGTGCTGCCTTGTGTTGTTATATCTCCTGGTGATATACTGCAATAAGATAGGCATGGGCCCATGTCTGTCGCTGTGTTATATGGATGAATTATGGCAAATCCTATATCTACATGGAGTATTGATTATTAAAATTAGCTATTTTTTTGTTGTGGCGTGCTCAAACATGTAACAATGTAGCCTTGACACTTTAAGATAAGGGTTTTGTAGCATACAGCAATGTGCCTCTCCTTTAACATTTTTTTCTGTCCATACTAGTGTGTACCATTGCCAGCATGGAATGGTGTAATATGGGTGGTGCACTATGTGAGCATTTGAGCTCTATAGAGATGATACATGACTCAAAAATTATACTCCTAATTGTCAAAATTATAATAGATCTAAATCTGGCACCCACTTCTTCATTGATCCTTTTAGTTTCAGTCTTTGGAAGGAGCCTATTTTTTTCAAAGAAGCAATATTTAAAAAAGTTTATCACCTAATCACAAATCTGCTTTCTTTGCATTTAATTCCATGGGAAAAAGAATATTCATATTACTTTTAGCCGGCATTCCTTGGGTTTCTATCTCATCAAGGGCCCTTCATTTCTTTCATATGTTCACTTTCGTTTTTCCTTTGCTCAATTATGATTCCATCTAAAAACTTTGCCTTGCATAATTTGGTCTCTCAAAAATGCTTGAATTTTCAACTTTTTGGATGTTACACActattttgtttttgaaaaaaaaatgaagattgcAAATAATGCAGATCAGATTTTGCAACTctaaaatgaaaaaggtttttttCACCTGTCTACTTAAAGAAATAAATGGTCCATGACCAGGTCTTTATCCCAGAAATTGTTGCAGGAATATAGGCCTCCAGGGTGCTGGTTAGTCCATGTCAAGAAACTTATATGCCACGAGAAAGTGTCAAGATCATAAATATTGCAAGGGTCGTGATAAATGAGGCTATTAAAGTActgcatttttttctttttcttttacttgCATATAGAATTGAAAAATTGATAATGCCTATTAGACCTATTCCATAGGTGGGCCGGGCTCAGCCAAAGATATAACTGAAATTAGTTAGGCCCGAACCCGGTCAGCTTGGTCTTCGGGCCTACTTCCGATGCCTAAGGCCAATACTTACTCAGGCTTCGGGCTTTGGGTCAGGCCTCGGGCTTTCtggacccttttttttttcagtttaaaAGGTATAAAAATGCTTACAAAGATTAAATATTTGAAAGGGATTGGTAAGGGCCATGAAATTATATGTATGGTTGTTCATAAGGAGGGTTGGTGCATGGTAGAGAGctattaacattttttttgctACCAAAACCAGATTCCTAAGGCAGAAGTATATATTGTATATTATATAAGATTCGAGCGCTCGGGCTAGGCTGAACTAAACCCGAGCCTGACCTATTTTAATAGGTAGTCTCATATTTCAAGCCTGGCCTGGCCTGGCCTACCAGGCTTAAAATCCAAGCCTAGGCCTATCCGAAATGCTTTGAGCACGGGCATGCTAGGCAGGCTGCCTGGCCCATGAATAGGTCTAATGCCGATGCAGTAGTGGGTAAGCCAAGAGGTATTTAGAATGATCATTTGTATTTTTAGCAATTTAGTTGATACAAAAGATTTTGATTGAAGTTGAGTGCAAAAACTTGCTTTACATTTTTGATGTACAATACCTTGGAACAGATCAGCCTGgaaaatatatatttctttttgtttgccTACCTTCCTAATGTGGAAGGGTCCCTAGGTATATGTGCAATCAGAAAATGAATCATATGCTTGAGATCTATTTTAAGATGgtgtattttctttttgataagcACACAGTGTCTCCTGTTGCAATCCTGTTTACCATGCTGATTTAATTTTATAACTTGTATATACATCCTAAAGTATGATATAGTCTGTAGGTTCCTTCTATAATTTGTTAAACATGAATACCATTTTTCCTTTAACTTATGTTACCTACTGCCTTATGCAGATCTGATAAGGAGTTGCATAAATGCCAGGACATGCTCTCAAATTTGAGATCTAAAGCAAAACAGATGGCTTCTACATTGAATATGTCAAGCTTTGCCAACAGGTTCGTTTTTCACATAGCATTCTTTTTGGTATCAATAGTCTATACCCTACAGTGCCACTTAACTTGTAAAGGCCTTCCATTTCTATGCTATGAATTAAAAAATCTTATTTTATCATTAAGGAGTTTAATGGACATGGCATTCCGTTGTTGCTTTGTTACAATTGATTATGTGCACGTAAATACTAAGGAAACTCCTTTGTCAAATTTAGGGAAGACTTACTTGGACAAAGTAAATCAACCGATGAGGTAAATAGAACTGTGGGATTGGATAATTATGGTATTGTTGGTTTACAGAGGCAGATTATGAAAGGTATTTTCATCTGACTCGCATCAACAATTGAAGTTGTTGTTTGATTCTTCCGTGCTGTTTCCTGTGACATGCAGAGCAAGATGAGGGCCTTGAGAAATTGGAAGAGACAGTGCTGAGCACAAAACATATTGCATTAACAGTTAACGAGGAACTGGATCTGCATACTAGATTGATTGTATGTATCGCCATGACACAGGATAACTTTTCAACATGTCTGACAGCATCCTTACTACTATAACTTTTCATGCGCTGGTACAGGATAACTTGGACCATCATGTGGACTTAACCGGTTCAAGGCTTCAGGTATTATCATTCTTTTTCACTAGATTGGCTTCTGTGAGTTATATAGATGGCACTGATTGTGTTCTCTCTTAAATTAGTAGCCAAAATGAgatttattaaatatttaaattatattGTTTCTTGGCAATGACAAAAATAAATTCCAAATACTGGGTCGAAAATGTAtctatctttatttttgttttaaagaAAAGAGGTATGATCCTAGATAAATGGCATTGAGACAAATCAATATACTTGGGTGTGATCTTGAGCTAGCTCAGATCtgcttgagctcggctcggtatTCTGTGAGGCTGACTTGAGCTCAACTTGCGCTCATCACTAGCTGGCTATGCCAAGTTCAAGATCAGCTTGTTCACATCTGATTTGGCTCAAACTCAGATTTATTAAACTCAGTGGTGGCTGTAGTGGTCTGTGGCGGTCTGTGGTGGTCATGGAGAGTAGGGCAACGGTGAAGAGAACAATCAGCAGAAGATGGCTGCTTGATGGAAAATGAGTTGGCAGAGCAACCAGGTTGTTCAAGTCAATGACAAAGGCAAAGGCCGAGGGGCCAAAGACAATCTGTGAGAGGGAGCgtaggagggagggagagggaaggggaaggaggtggaCAAGGAGGATGGTGAGAGAAGTGGAGTTGTTTTTAGGCGAGCCAGGGCCGGTGCTTATGATCTCTGTCCAAAAGGCTGTGGTTGTTCATCTCAGCCATTAGATGTCCATCTAGTGTGTGAGATATAACAAGagtttataaataaataaattatgtaaTTTATGGTTTATCTTGATTTAAATCATGATTAGAAATATAGAAGATCATTTAAAAGTAAATGATAAATCATTTTACTTATTTTCTACATTAATGATCCCATAATAAGTTTATATAATagtaatgaatttatataattgaGCTGAACTCAATTGAGTTGGTCCAAGATCAAAATTCAGCTCTCTATATTTTGAGCTCAAAATTTTAGCTCAAACTTGCTTGTTTGCTAGCCAAGTGTACTCGTGTCTAGCTGAATTTTGAGTTGAACACAAGCTGCTCACAGACAGCTCACTTATTTGACAGCTCTAATCTATATAACTGCTGAACTAACCTCTGGAAACATTGGCCCATGGAAAGTAGCTGTCTGTGTATGACAAGTGGCATCAAGGTTGTGTATCTAGCATTTGGCATGTATACCTTGACACAAAGTTATATGATTAGGGCCCCTCTGtatccattaaaaaaaaggacttGCCTCTGACTGGAAAAGCTTGATTTGTTATCCATTTGAAACCCAAAGTTTGTGTTCTCCTTCGTTTGCTTTCTATCTCAAGCAAATCATAGTTTAAGCCCCAAGGATGTGACAGAATTAAGCAAGCCAACCATCTGTCAGGCATTAGGTCTTCCTTGACTTAcctttattttatctttaatgCAGAGAGTACAAAGGAGGCTGGCGATTCTTAACAAGCGTACAAAAGGTGGTTGTTCATGTATGTGCCTGCTCTTGTTGGTTGTTGCTATAGTGATTCTGGTTGTTATCGCTTGGGCTCTTATTAAGTACTTGTAGAAGTGGCACCAAAATTGATCTCTACACTGCTTAATTTGTCCTGAACTTGCTTTCAATATCAAGGAATCAATAAGAAGCTAGCCTTGTGCGATCAATATTTGAGGTTTCATTTGGTTTTCTTGTGGTAAAGCAAAAACAATCATGTAAAGCTAATGTCTATAGCGTAACACTAAAGTATCCTATAATTGTTGGGAGTGTTTTCATCTTGAGATAAGGAGTTCTTTTTTAACTTCTTTCCCTCGGGCACACGTGATTGATCCTTTGCATCTGGCATTTGCTCCTGGGCACAGCATATGTTggattttgcattttttttgcaCGCCGGAATACATTGCCAATTTCTATACCATGGAACATGCCTCGAGCATCATTGTGCATGGCATGAGAACAAACTTCTAGGAAGTTGGTGAACAATGCAATCATCTGTGAATTAAAAGTGTCATTCTCAGAGTTAGTCTGCTTGAATCAAGTTTGGtttgattttttatattttggctCATTCTAACTGGGTTGAGCTTGCTTGGACTAGTGAAACTCTTCTTTAGTTTACAAAATTTAGGAGCAAAACTATTTTAATGTTTACATATTTTTCCTGATGAGCCAATACTTGCAACCTAAACAGCGGGTCCACTGCCTTGCCTGTATATATGGTAAAAGTTTAACATCTTATTAACCAAGATTTTATTTGAAATAGGCATGCATTGTAATTACTAGGAGGGTCTTGTGTTAGCAAAGCTATGACAACAGTGGAATCACCCTGTCTGCAACTTCAGGTCAAATtaagtttgaagataatgtggGAGATGCCCTTCCAGGCTAGGCTGCATGCAGCTTGGAAACCAGAACTCCGGACAAAGGCGCGTAGCCAATAGGCAGCAACCTAGCAGAATTGTGCAAGATGAATTTTGTAAAAATTATTCAAATTTATCTATCTATTctataatatttaatttatctattgttttatgtgttgggaattatatcctaaaagtcaatcgtcagcatattgatgattgaattttgcaaatgaattgacaaaattaataaagtgttatttggcattattcatcattttattgaacatcttcaaatgaactcttatatgatgaagttcttaggacttattttatgataaaggaggatttatcttcatgttcttaaacctgttcgcgaccaaatgctactaggatgacaacattatcgagattaggtcgttgtgaaacatatatgttggttgtcctcttaaccaaagagtatggagacactgatatgtcacacaggtgaagtgtaggagtacatttcactaaacgtgaccaattccagaACACTCTACTGTCGAAAGATGTTtcaagtggatatgggtataagtatccctcagacctgagatcactgCAGTGATTAAtaagcaactcactatactttgaTACCGGACTAGtagaatttctaattctgggaTGGAAGGTTACTGAGTACAGTCAAGTACTTACGAAATCAGtgagtgagtcaagatggaattaacCCCTTCtgaaaatagaagataatgctttgtgttcaatttagcaaaatcttggctaggataatccttgtgaggagtcacaggatttttaaagttgaatcacatcatggatacactaattacagagttgacagaactttaAGGTCATTCTGGCGTTAgaagtcaaagggatgaattatacagtaaccatagtttaggattttagaatattcgcttcgcatatattcggcctatccggacgtcgggtaccattgctagatagtCACATTGATTAATGCAGGAAGTTGTTCtcgtactaccggcttaggttcgaacctatgaggtcacacgcatagaagtttcctgattgatcaagatagcTGATGGATGGTTGAGAATCATTCAgcgataatttggtcaattcgattggcaaattattttataaaataattaaagcaattattgaagaattaattagtaattagattattaataaactcaatttgattgagtaattggactgaggatgagccaaattgaattggattcaactccgggctcaatcaggatttttgacctgattagattaggtctgaatcaagaggacttaggttgaccaaattaaattagattaaatttgtgcttaattagggatttacctaattggattaggttcaacccaaggtAATTGGACAATCCTACttcttaggatttaattaatttaaatgggtttgatctgaaact comes from Phoenix dactylifera cultivar Barhee BC4 unplaced genomic scaffold, palm_55x_up_171113_PBpolish2nd_filt_p 001120F, whole genome shotgun sequence and encodes:
- the LOC103696001 gene encoding syntaxin-52-like isoform X2 — its product is MASSSDSWLWELNEASRLANDISAMISERGSLPPSGPDIQRHTSSIRRKITILGTRLDSLESLLSKLPSKQPISDKELHKCQDMLSNLRSKAKQMASTLNMSSFANREDLLGQSKSTDEVNRTVGLDNYGIVGLQRQIMKEQDEGLEKLEETVLSTKHIALTVNEELDLHTRLIDNLDHHVDLTGSRLQRVQRRLAILNKRTKGGCSCQIKFEDNVGDALPG
- the LOC103696001 gene encoding syntaxin-52-like isoform X1, which codes for MASSSDSWLWELNEASRLANDISAMISERGSLPPSGPDIQRHTSSIRRKITILGTRLDSLESLLSKLPSKQPISDKELHKCQDMLSNLRSKAKQMASTLNMSSFANREDLLGQSKSTDEVNRTVGLDNYGIVGLQRQIMKEQDEGLEKLEETVLSTKHIALTVNEELDLHTRLIDNLDHHVDLTGSRLQRVQRRLAILNKRTKGGCSCMCLLLLVVAIVILVVIAWALIKYL